A region from the Lentimonas sp. CC4 genome encodes:
- a CDS encoding ABC transporter permease, which produces MPWYIYHALKQLFPSGRFFSFFSLMSIVGVMLGVCVLVIVQSVMNGFGEGIRSRLVETQGDIRIRSNEVVYDWEAVTEDLLAEDTVMGVAPFAEGVIMLQHENRPQFPMIRGIDPVAEEDVIPLQKFLTWGDLEEFDDDGVFLGEGLARTLKARPGSVVEVFTPLMLERLKEDEVLLPREFTVIGLFRTGSPQVDGNTMISTLRVMQELYGLEDGVHGMVLKLRPGVRADEFSEELEERVLRPGLRAVSWIEANGEFLFVIEQEKRVISFIIIFIILVASFSIAIALMMAVLRKTREIGLLVAMGGRPHQVAYSFCFQGFVIGTIGTVVGIGLAILCLHYRTGILAGYATLTNSHVNFLGQYDVYEIPVHYLMSDFVVVTCFAIVISTLAGLLPALRAARLKPADALRSE; this is translated from the coding sequence ATGCCTTGGTATATATACCACGCCTTGAAGCAGCTATTCCCCTCGGGGCGCTTCTTTTCCTTTTTCTCACTGATGTCGATCGTGGGCGTGATGCTTGGTGTCTGCGTGTTGGTGATCGTGCAAAGTGTCATGAATGGCTTCGGTGAGGGCATTCGCTCGCGCTTGGTCGAGACGCAGGGCGACATTCGGATTCGCTCGAATGAAGTCGTCTACGACTGGGAGGCAGTGACTGAAGATTTGTTGGCGGAGGATACTGTGATGGGGGTGGCTCCGTTTGCGGAGGGTGTGATTATGCTCCAGCATGAGAATCGTCCGCAATTTCCGATGATCCGTGGGATTGACCCAGTTGCGGAGGAAGATGTGATCCCGCTACAAAAATTCCTGACCTGGGGTGATTTAGAAGAGTTTGATGACGATGGGGTCTTTCTTGGCGAGGGGCTCGCGCGGACTTTGAAGGCGCGTCCGGGATCGGTTGTCGAGGTGTTTACGCCGTTGATGTTGGAGCGCTTGAAGGAGGATGAGGTGCTATTGCCACGTGAGTTTACGGTGATTGGCTTGTTCCGCACCGGTTCGCCTCAGGTGGATGGGAACACCATGATTTCGACACTGCGCGTGATGCAGGAGTTGTATGGCCTTGAAGATGGAGTGCACGGGATGGTGTTGAAGTTGCGTCCCGGTGTGAGGGCGGATGAGTTTTCGGAAGAGCTGGAGGAGCGCGTGCTACGGCCTGGCTTGCGCGCTGTGAGTTGGATCGAGGCGAATGGGGAATTCCTATTTGTGATCGAGCAAGAGAAGCGGGTGATCTCGTTTATCATCATCTTTATTATCTTGGTGGCTTCGTTCTCAATCGCGATTGCGTTGATGATGGCGGTGCTGCGTAAGACGCGTGAGATTGGCCTATTGGTGGCAATGGGCGGGCGTCCGCATCAGGTGGCTTATAGTTTCTGCTTTCAGGGATTTGTGATCGGCACGATTGGCACTGTGGTGGGAATTGGCCTTGCGATCTTGTGTTTGCATTATCGAACAGGGATCTTGGCGGGCTATGCAACGTTGACGAATTCTCATGTTAATTTCCTTGGACAGTATGATGTGTATGAAATTCCGGTGCATTATTTGATGTCTGACTTTGTGGTCGTGACTTGTTTCGCGATTGTTATTTCCACGTTGGCGGGGCTGTTGCCTGCGCTGCGTGCGGCTCGATTAAAACCTGCTGATGCGTTGCGTAGTGAATAA
- a CDS encoding histidine phosphatase family protein, which produces MNIYLLRHAQAESSYPDSQRVLSAKGRADVERLGGFLRSKDTPLPPVLWCSPYRRAQETAGLLLEAWGDAIEQRRDEMRLEPDMNPASVAKGLLEVGQDVLVVGHNPNITILASLLLSAERGRTRTNFDTCNMACLKVNPIENFGEVGPCELSWMLDPRML; this is translated from the coding sequence ATGAATATCTATTTATTGCGTCACGCCCAAGCTGAGTCGAGCTATCCAGATAGTCAGAGAGTGTTGAGTGCAAAGGGTCGAGCTGATGTAGAGCGCTTAGGGGGATTCTTGCGCTCCAAGGACACACCGCTACCGCCAGTGTTGTGGTGCAGTCCCTATCGTCGAGCTCAAGAGACGGCGGGGTTGTTGCTGGAGGCATGGGGGGATGCGATCGAGCAACGGCGCGATGAGATGCGCTTAGAGCCAGACATGAATCCAGCCTCCGTTGCGAAGGGCTTGCTCGAAGTCGGCCAAGATGTGCTAGTGGTCGGGCACAATCCAAATATTACGATTTTGGCATCCTTGCTGTTGAGCGCAGAGCGGGGGCGCACGCGCACGAATTTTGACACCTGCAATATGGCTTGCTTGAAGGTGAATCCGATTGAGAACTTTGGTGAGGTCGGGCCGTGTGAACTGAGTTGGATGCTGGACCCTCGGATGTTGTAA
- a CDS encoding NADP-dependent isocitrate dehydrogenase has protein sequence MSDKAKIIYTITDEAPALATHSLLPIIAAYTSAAGVAVETRDISLAGRILANFPDALTEDQRVSDALAELGDLAKAPDANIIKLPNISASVPQMNAAIAELQSQGFALPEYPEVATTDEEKRVKGIYDKIKGSAVNPVLREGNSDRRAAGAVKQYAKDNPHRMGAWSADSKSTVSSMTAGDFFGNEKSVTIPAATTAKIELVTSEGTTVLKDDLALLAGEVLDATFMSAEALREFLAGEIAASNAAGILFSLHMKATMMKVSDPIIFGHAVTVFFKDVFEKHAALIDTLGVDVKNGFGDLYSKIDSLPADKKAEIEADIAAVYASAPDMAMVDSDKGITNLHVPSDVIIDASMPAAIRTSGQMWNKAGSLQDTNFVIPDRCYAGVYAATVDFCKKNGAFDPTTMGTVPNVGLMAQKAEEYGSHDKTFEIPAAGTVRVTDADGTVLLEHTVEQGDIWRACQVKDAPIRDWVKLAVTRARASNTPAIFWLDAERAHDAQLIEKVNLYLQDHDTAGLDIRILAPVAATELTLQRAKDGEDTISVTGNVLRDYLTDLFPILELGTSAKMLSIVPLMNGGGLFETGAGGSAPKHVQQFEKENHLRWDSLGEFLALGVSLEHLAAVFSNDKAQTLADTLDVANTKFLKENKSPSRKVNELDNRGSHFYLALYWAQALVAQDKDAELKARFTPLAEALTANEAKIVDELNAVQGVAMDIGGYYRPDLAKAQAAMRPSETLNAALAAL, from the coding sequence ATGAGCGATAAAGCTAAAATCATCTATACAATCACTGACGAAGCGCCGGCACTTGCTACGCATTCGCTGCTTCCGATCATTGCAGCATACACCAGCGCGGCTGGCGTGGCAGTTGAAACCCGCGACATCTCCCTCGCAGGACGCATTCTTGCAAATTTCCCAGATGCGCTGACAGAAGATCAACGCGTTTCCGATGCTTTGGCTGAATTGGGCGATCTTGCGAAGGCGCCGGATGCCAACATCATTAAGCTGCCAAATATCTCTGCGTCTGTGCCGCAGATGAATGCAGCCATTGCTGAGCTTCAATCCCAAGGCTTTGCGCTTCCAGAATATCCAGAAGTAGCGACAACCGACGAAGAAAAGCGCGTCAAAGGTATCTACGACAAGATCAAGGGCAGTGCGGTGAACCCCGTTCTCCGTGAAGGCAACTCCGACCGCCGTGCTGCGGGCGCTGTGAAGCAATACGCTAAAGACAATCCACACCGTATGGGTGCCTGGAGTGCGGACTCGAAGTCCACTGTCTCTAGCATGACTGCTGGTGATTTCTTTGGTAATGAGAAATCTGTCACGATCCCTGCCGCTACCACAGCGAAGATTGAACTTGTCACTTCCGAAGGCACAACTGTGCTCAAGGATGATCTCGCACTGTTAGCAGGTGAAGTCTTGGACGCGACATTCATGAGCGCCGAAGCACTCCGTGAATTCCTCGCTGGCGAAATCGCTGCGTCGAATGCAGCGGGCATCCTGTTCTCATTGCACATGAAGGCGACGATGATGAAGGTCTCTGACCCGATCATTTTCGGCCATGCCGTGACTGTCTTTTTCAAGGACGTGTTCGAAAAACACGCTGCACTCATTGATACACTTGGTGTGGACGTGAAAAATGGCTTTGGTGACCTGTATTCTAAAATCGATTCTTTGCCAGCTGATAAGAAGGCAGAGATCGAAGCAGACATCGCAGCGGTCTATGCATCTGCTCCAGATATGGCGATGGTCGACTCTGACAAGGGCATCACCAATCTCCACGTGCCAAGTGATGTGATTATCGATGCGTCCATGCCTGCTGCGATTCGCACATCCGGCCAGATGTGGAACAAGGCGGGTTCACTCCAAGACACCAACTTCGTAATTCCTGATCGCTGCTATGCAGGCGTCTATGCTGCTACTGTTGACTTCTGTAAGAAGAACGGCGCGTTCGATCCAACCACAATGGGCACTGTGCCAAATGTTGGACTCATGGCCCAAAAGGCTGAAGAGTATGGTTCGCATGATAAGACATTCGAAATTCCAGCAGCCGGCACGGTTCGCGTAACAGACGCGGACGGCACTGTGTTGCTTGAGCATACAGTCGAGCAGGGCGACATCTGGCGTGCATGCCAAGTGAAGGACGCACCGATCCGCGACTGGGTGAAGCTTGCGGTGACTCGCGCACGTGCATCCAACACACCTGCGATCTTCTGGCTCGATGCTGAACGTGCACATGATGCGCAACTCATCGAAAAGGTGAACCTCTACTTACAAGACCACGACACCGCTGGTTTGGACATTCGTATCCTCGCACCGGTCGCGGCGACTGAGTTGACGCTGCAACGTGCGAAGGATGGCGAAGACACGATCTCCGTAACTGGTAATGTCTTGCGCGACTACCTAACCGATCTCTTCCCGATTCTTGAGCTTGGCACCAGTGCTAAGATGCTCTCCATCGTGCCTCTTATGAATGGTGGCGGTCTTTTCGAGACTGGTGCAGGTGGTTCGGCTCCGAAGCACGTGCAGCAATTCGAAAAGGAAAATCACTTGCGTTGGGATTCCCTCGGCGAGTTCCTAGCGCTCGGCGTTTCTTTGGAGCACCTCGCTGCGGTATTCAGCAACGACAAGGCGCAGACGCTTGCCGACACGCTTGACGTGGCCAATACCAAGTTCCTCAAAGAGAACAAGTCGCCGTCTCGTAAAGTCAACGAACTCGATAATCGTGGCAGCCATTTCTACCTCGCACTTTACTGGGCACAGGCACTCGTTGCTCAAGATAAGGATGCCGAGTTGAAGGCACGTTTCACGCCATTGGCTGAAGCATTGACCGCCAACGAAGCGAAGATCGTCGACGAGTTGAACGCCGTGCAAGGCGTGGCCATGGACATCGGCGGTTACTACCGTCCCGACTTGGCTAAGGCACAAGCAGCCATGCGCCCGAGTGAGACGCTCAACGCCGCACTTGCTGCGCTGTAG
- a CDS encoding type II toxin-antitoxin system prevent-host-death family antitoxin, with amino-acid sequence MNVAIREAKNNLSKYGNLANAGEVVTICKNGKPWFDLVPHTRKPRSVQPLVKGKSPISIDDAIAPVDAKDIQGWI; translated from the coding sequence ATGAATGTAGCGATTCGAGAGGCAAAAAACAATCTGAGCAAATACGGCAACCTCGCCAATGCTGGTGAAGTCGTGACGATCTGTAAGAACGGCAAACCGTGGTTTGACCTAGTGCCACACACAAGGAAGCCGCGCAGTGTTCAGCCATTGGTCAAAGGCAAGTCCCCCATTAGCATCGACGACGCAATCGCTCCCGTTGATGCCAAAGACATTCAAGGATGGATATAA
- a CDS encoding ABC transporter ATP-binding protein, protein MNNSNNIILEAKQLGKSFPSPDGAISVLNGIDFELRRGESVSIRGESGSGKSTLLNVLSGLETANEGELFWDGKKVSGRSLSWLAGQRTGYIGFVFQSYYLAPELNALENVLLGARIAGRINSTVKDRAEALLKRVGMGHRLRHASTKLSGGERQRVAVARALINDPPLVLADEPTGNLDEATGLAVMELLLELAGEEAKSLVLVTHNPEFAQRTQRQLTLHLGQFS, encoded by the coding sequence GTGAATAATTCAAACAATATAATACTAGAGGCGAAACAGCTGGGTAAGTCTTTCCCTTCGCCGGATGGTGCGATCTCGGTGTTGAACGGAATCGACTTTGAGCTACGTCGCGGCGAGAGCGTGAGTATTCGCGGTGAGTCGGGCAGCGGTAAGTCCACTTTGTTGAATGTGTTGTCGGGCTTGGAGACGGCGAACGAGGGCGAGTTGTTTTGGGATGGCAAGAAGGTGTCTGGGCGTTCGCTCTCGTGGTTGGCTGGTCAGCGCACGGGTTATATCGGATTTGTCTTTCAGTCGTATTATTTGGCGCCCGAGTTGAATGCGCTGGAGAATGTATTACTGGGCGCGCGTATTGCCGGGCGTATTAATAGCACGGTAAAGGATCGAGCGGAGGCGTTATTGAAGCGTGTGGGTATGGGACATCGTTTACGGCATGCTTCGACGAAGCTTTCTGGGGGGGAGCGTCAGCGTGTGGCAGTGGCGCGTGCTTTGATCAATGATCCACCGTTGGTCTTAGCGGATGAGCCGACCGGGAACTTGGATGAAGCGACTGGCTTGGCGGTGATGGAATTGTTGCTTGAGCTGGCAGGTGAAGAGGCGAAGAGTCTCGTCTTGGTGACGCATAATCCGGAATTTGCGCAACGCACACAGCGTCAGTTGACCTTGCATTTAGGGCAATTCAGTTAG
- a CDS encoding TonB-dependent receptor yields MSDRKILSTYEKALALNLDPVPYGVFAEIGAGQETANWFFRVSASAGTVAKTISAYDMTMSDAIYGKASRYVSQSRLSSMLEYEYDLLEKRLAPERGKDTTFFSFCNTVRARGYKDTAECHGWLGVRLQLKPNTPPCEIVLHLRLLDETNQDQMEALGKVGVNLIHAAFYYRDSLQRFVESLADGLVGGRVEVDMLRFSGEGFRYVDNRLCALQLVQSGLTDAAMFNEEGEVVQAADALYKRPILLLRGSFKPVLKLHLDMIRQSRAVFSKVMTQEHQERSIEVCEISMNNLLRDGAVDHGDFLDRADALQALGKTVLISRSAEFHRIATYLSRYTAEPIAITLSIGLLNELFKEKWSANLAGGILESFGRLFKNRVQLFVYPWHNTQSMELVTAENFKAPENWQFFYQHLMQNGRIRPIGVGDPGLLAMTSRKTMKLIDAGGTDWEKWVPEEAHQMVRRMQTGS; encoded by the coding sequence ATGTCTGACCGAAAAATCCTGAGCACTTACGAAAAGGCACTCGCCCTGAATCTTGATCCCGTTCCATACGGAGTCTTTGCCGAAATTGGCGCAGGGCAGGAGACTGCTAACTGGTTCTTTCGTGTGTCTGCGAGTGCTGGAACCGTGGCGAAGACGATTTCTGCGTATGATATGACAATGAGCGATGCGATCTACGGAAAGGCATCGCGGTATGTGTCGCAGTCGCGGCTCAGTTCGATGCTCGAATATGAGTATGACTTGTTGGAGAAACGCTTGGCGCCAGAGCGTGGTAAGGACACCACGTTTTTCTCGTTCTGTAATACGGTTCGTGCGCGTGGCTACAAGGATACCGCGGAGTGCCATGGTTGGTTGGGTGTGCGCTTGCAATTAAAGCCGAATACGCCGCCCTGCGAAATTGTCTTACACCTGCGTCTGTTAGATGAGACGAATCAGGATCAAATGGAGGCGCTTGGGAAAGTTGGCGTCAATCTGATTCATGCTGCGTTCTACTATCGTGATAGTTTACAGCGTTTTGTCGAGTCGTTGGCGGATGGCCTAGTTGGTGGACGTGTGGAAGTGGATATGTTGCGTTTTAGTGGCGAAGGGTTTCGCTATGTAGATAATCGCCTGTGTGCGCTGCAACTCGTGCAGAGTGGATTGACGGATGCTGCGATGTTTAATGAGGAGGGCGAAGTCGTGCAGGCTGCCGACGCCCTATATAAACGCCCGATTTTGTTGCTGCGTGGTAGTTTTAAACCAGTCTTGAAATTGCATTTAGATATGATTCGCCAATCGCGTGCGGTCTTTTCGAAAGTGATGACACAGGAGCATCAGGAGCGTTCGATCGAAGTGTGTGAGATTAGTATGAATAATTTACTGCGCGATGGTGCGGTGGATCATGGTGATTTTCTTGATCGTGCGGATGCATTGCAGGCGCTTGGTAAGACCGTGCTGATTTCCCGCAGTGCAGAGTTTCATCGAATTGCGACCTATCTGAGTCGCTATACCGCAGAGCCGATTGCGATTACGCTGAGTATTGGTTTGCTCAATGAATTGTTTAAAGAGAAGTGGTCTGCAAATCTGGCGGGTGGCATTTTGGAATCCTTCGGACGATTGTTCAAAAACCGTGTGCAGCTTTTTGTCTATCCTTGGCACAATACGCAAAGTATGGAGCTTGTGACGGCAGAGAATTTTAAGGCGCCAGAAAATTGGCAGTTCTTCTACCAGCACTTGATGCAGAATGGTCGCATTCGGCCAATCGGTGTCGGTGACCCTGGTTTGTTGGCAATGACCAGTCGTAAGACGATGAAACTGATTGATGCCGGAGGCACCGATTGGGAAAAGTGGGTGCCAGAAGAAGCGCATCAAATGGTGCGACGCATGCAGACGGGGAGTTGA
- a CDS encoding ROK family protein: MKISLGTDIGGTNTCVGSVSADGHVLYKETFPTGDYSDATLYGDRLAEAVRAVMTATASDSAHTDIEWLGLGIGAPNGNHRSGCIEHAPNLNFKGIVPLVELMEARLDLPKIDLTNDANAAAIGEKIFGAAKDYSDFIMITLGTGLGSGVFVNNQLVYGHDGFAGEVGHISVIPDGRYCGFGRRGSLENYCSATGIRRTFFEMLAQLGGQTSLDHMPIGELTAKDIAEAAEQGGRVAKATMDFTGRLLGEALASTALVTSPAAFFLFGGPVKAGKILLDPTRKSFEHHLIPPYKNKIKIIESALPMGDAAILGAAALVIE, encoded by the coding sequence ATGAAAATCTCACTCGGCACCGACATCGGCGGCACAAACACTTGTGTCGGCTCAGTTTCTGCAGACGGCCACGTGCTGTATAAAGAAACCTTCCCCACCGGCGACTATAGCGATGCAACACTGTATGGCGACCGCCTCGCCGAAGCGGTGCGTGCAGTGATGACTGCGACTGCGAGTGATAGCGCTCACACAGACATCGAGTGGCTTGGTCTCGGCATCGGCGCTCCCAATGGCAACCACCGCAGCGGCTGCATCGAGCATGCGCCCAATCTCAACTTCAAAGGTATTGTTCCACTCGTCGAGCTCATGGAGGCGCGACTGGATCTACCGAAAATTGATCTGACCAACGACGCCAACGCTGCCGCCATCGGAGAGAAGATTTTCGGAGCGGCTAAAGACTATTCCGACTTCATCATGATCACACTCGGCACTGGCCTAGGCAGTGGCGTATTCGTGAACAATCAGCTCGTGTATGGTCACGACGGCTTTGCCGGAGAAGTCGGCCACATTAGCGTAATCCCAGATGGTCGCTACTGTGGCTTTGGCCGACGCGGCAGCTTGGAGAATTACTGTTCGGCTACAGGCATTCGACGCACCTTCTTCGAAATGCTCGCTCAACTTGGCGGACAGACTTCGTTGGATCACATGCCCATCGGCGAGCTCACTGCTAAAGACATAGCCGAAGCTGCCGAACAAGGCGGCAGAGTCGCCAAAGCCACGATGGACTTCACGGGCCGACTCTTAGGAGAAGCCTTGGCATCCACCGCGCTGGTCACCAGTCCTGCGGCATTCTTCCTGTTTGGTGGCCCTGTCAAAGCAGGTAAAATCCTACTTGATCCCACCCGTAAGTCCTTCGAGCACCACTTGATCCCTCCCTACAAAAACAAGATCAAGATCATCGAATCCGCACTACCTATGGGCGATGCCGCGATCCTTGGAGCGGCAGCACTAGTCATCGAATAA
- a CDS encoding Gfo/Idh/MocA family oxidoreductase encodes MEHRKLRIGFIGAGANTRQMHIPGFRKLENVELSVVANRSRASAEKVARQEGIKRVADTWQEVIADPFVDAVCIGTWPNMHAELTIAALESGKHVLCEARMACDLEEARRMYAAAQAHSDLVAQVVPAPFSLDFDTTIRELIADGKLGDLLEVRIVHTGGQSASPDAPMTWRQDRGLSGNNVLTMGIMHETVQRWVADEPEWLIADGAVFQATRQYPEASEPSTVEVPESVSVLGRFGQSGARMIYHFSGVESGKSRMEFRLNGSKGALRFDAFQKQLFYSEAGATEERKITISRAQSRGWQVEADFVRSIREHAPIELTSFEQGVRYMAFTEMVAESLAKESARALWPLS; translated from the coding sequence ATGGAGCATCGGAAATTACGTATAGGTTTTATTGGCGCGGGAGCTAATACGCGGCAGATGCATATTCCTGGGTTTCGGAAATTGGAAAATGTTGAACTTTCGGTGGTGGCGAATCGTTCACGCGCATCGGCAGAGAAAGTGGCTCGGCAGGAAGGGATTAAGCGTGTTGCGGATACATGGCAGGAGGTCATTGCTGATCCGTTCGTGGATGCGGTTTGCATCGGCACTTGGCCGAATATGCATGCGGAGTTGACGATTGCTGCGTTGGAAAGTGGCAAACATGTGCTGTGTGAAGCACGTATGGCGTGTGACCTTGAGGAGGCGCGCCGTATGTATGCCGCTGCTCAAGCGCACTCTGATTTAGTGGCGCAAGTTGTGCCGGCACCGTTCTCATTGGATTTTGATACGACGATACGTGAGCTGATTGCTGATGGGAAGTTGGGCGATTTGTTGGAAGTGCGCATCGTGCATACGGGCGGGCAATCGGCTTCGCCAGACGCGCCGATGACGTGGCGCCAGGATCGTGGCTTGAGTGGTAACAATGTGCTGACGATGGGCATCATGCATGAGACGGTGCAGCGCTGGGTTGCCGATGAGCCGGAGTGGTTGATCGCGGATGGCGCGGTCTTTCAAGCGACGCGTCAATATCCGGAAGCATCCGAGCCGTCGACTGTTGAGGTGCCTGAGAGTGTGAGTGTTTTGGGGCGATTCGGGCAGAGCGGTGCTCGAATGATCTATCATTTCAGTGGTGTCGAATCAGGTAAGTCGAGGATGGAGTTCCGTTTGAACGGTTCGAAGGGGGCGCTGCGGTTTGATGCGTTTCAAAAGCAGCTGTTCTACAGCGAGGCAGGCGCGACGGAAGAGCGGAAGATTACGATCTCTCGGGCGCAAAGTCGTGGCTGGCAGGTCGAAGCCGATTTTGTGAGATCGATCCGTGAGCATGCGCCGATTGAGTTGACCTCGTTTGAGCAAGGCGTGCGCTATATGGCTTTTACCGAGATGGTGGCAGAATCTTTGGCGAAGGAATCCGCCCGTGCGCTCTGGCCATTGAGTTAG
- a CDS encoding pyridoxal phosphate-dependent aminotransferase yields MTNQAKLSSWASNIAPSPTLAVDSKAKELKAAGEDVCGFGAGEPDFDTPEFIKEACIQAIREGKTKYAPAPGIPALREALAAHYRTHNGVEGVTAAQIVVSPGGKYSCYLAILAVVSPGDEVIIPAPYWVSYPEMVKLAGGVPKTVFAGIESEFKISPEQLRAAITPKTRMVIINSPSNPTGAIYSPEELKALTEVAIEAGIYIMSDEIYEHLLYDGVKHVSPASFSKEAADSVITVAGFSKTFSMTGWRLGTLMAPLPVAKAVANLQSQTSSNATTFAQYGALAAMQNWDQSMEAVQGMLKVFDARRLRLLEGLRAIPGVECARAQGAFYLFPNIEKLGLSDSEFAARILEEEKVAVVPGSAFGADGYIRLSYATSDEVIDKGIERLARFCAKLG; encoded by the coding sequence ATGACCAACCAAGCTAAACTATCCTCCTGGGCCAGTAACATCGCGCCGTCGCCGACGCTGGCTGTAGATTCAAAAGCAAAAGAGCTCAAAGCAGCAGGCGAGGACGTCTGTGGTTTTGGTGCCGGTGAGCCGGATTTTGATACTCCGGAATTCATCAAAGAGGCCTGCATTCAGGCGATTCGCGAGGGTAAGACTAAATATGCGCCGGCACCTGGTATTCCTGCGCTGCGCGAGGCACTTGCCGCGCACTACCGCACTCATAATGGCGTCGAAGGCGTCACTGCGGCTCAGATCGTTGTCAGCCCTGGTGGTAAGTATTCCTGCTATCTTGCGATTCTCGCAGTGGTGAGCCCTGGCGACGAAGTTATAATTCCTGCGCCGTATTGGGTCAGCTATCCGGAAATGGTGAAACTCGCAGGTGGAGTGCCAAAGACCGTGTTTGCTGGTATCGAAAGTGAATTTAAGATCTCTCCAGAGCAATTGCGCGCGGCGATCACGCCGAAGACACGCATGGTGATTATCAATAGCCCGTCCAACCCGACCGGTGCGATCTACTCTCCCGAAGAGCTCAAGGCGTTGACCGAGGTCGCAATCGAGGCCGGGATCTACATCATGTCCGATGAGATCTACGAGCATCTCCTCTATGATGGTGTGAAGCACGTCAGCCCTGCGTCATTCTCCAAGGAAGCGGCGGATTCTGTGATCACAGTCGCTGGATTTAGTAAAACGTTCTCTATGACAGGCTGGCGCCTCGGCACATTGATGGCACCTCTGCCAGTCGCGAAGGCCGTCGCCAACCTACAGAGCCAGACCAGTTCGAATGCGACCACGTTTGCGCAATACGGCGCATTGGCTGCCATGCAGAACTGGGATCAGTCGATGGAAGCCGTTCAAGGTATGCTCAAAGTTTTCGATGCACGGCGTCTGCGTCTGCTAGAAGGCCTACGTGCGATTCCAGGTGTCGAATGTGCACGTGCGCAAGGTGCGTTCTATCTCTTTCCTAATATCGAGAAGCTCGGCTTGTCAGATAGCGAGTTTGCTGCACGTATTCTCGAAGAAGAGAAGGTGGCTGTCGTCCCTGGTAGTGCATTCGGTGCGGATGGATACATTCGCCTCAGTTATGCGACTTCCGACGAGGTCATTGATAAAGGCATCGAGCGCCTCGCCCGTTTCTGCGCGAAACTGGGCTAA
- a CDS encoding type II toxin-antitoxin system VapC family toxin: MDIILDTCGLLSLAGIAQKKLSNACLKSIASADQVHLSSCSLFEISLKHKRSQLDLAQFKSPTEFWQACIETYELTEQAVTAGDFANTFELPDHHADPFDRIIIAQSQRLNSPVITYDAQFQAYGVDVIQ, from the coding sequence ATGGATATAATCCTCGATACTTGCGGTCTCCTATCCTTAGCCGGTATCGCACAAAAGAAGCTGAGCAACGCCTGCCTCAAGAGCATCGCCTCGGCCGATCAGGTTCATCTATCAAGCTGCAGTCTCTTTGAAATCAGCCTTAAACATAAGCGCAGCCAACTAGATCTAGCCCAATTCAAAAGTCCCACTGAATTCTGGCAGGCATGCATCGAAACTTACGAACTCACCGAGCAAGCTGTCACAGCTGGAGACTTTGCAAATACCTTCGAACTCCCCGACCACCACGCCGATCCCTTTGATCGCATCATCATTGCTCAGAGCCAACGGCTCAACTCTCCGGTCATTACCTATGATGCTCAATTTCAAGCATATGGTGTCGATGTCATTCAGTGA